Below is a genomic region from Helianthus annuus cultivar XRQ/B chromosome 2, HanXRQr2.0-SUNRISE, whole genome shotgun sequence.
TAGTTGTTTTCTAAGTGTTTCGCGGCGATAGTTAGGGTtcttttgggggggggggttatataCACATTAGAGGTGCAGAAAACCTCGGAACTGGTATTGAAACCGGTTTGGCAAGAAAAGATTAGGAAAACCGACGGTGTTAGCACCGAACCAAACCAGCCGATTTTTTTCCACTTGGAAACTGGTTTGGAACCGGAACCTGTTTGGGCAAAAACCggttttgacttttgttgacctGGAATCGGTTTGGGAAAAAAGAACCCGGTTTGTACATAAATATTGAATGAAGGTTAGGATTTCCTGGCGCTAGTTACTTTCTAGGTGGTCTCGTGATTCTTTCTGTCATCCTCgtcatagttattaaagcgagcgCCCAGGCGCAAATAAGGCCCCGGGCCCGACAAATCGCCCTGAGTGCGCctcgcgcctttaataactatgttcatgtcatagttattaaagcgagTGCCCaggcgcgcctaggcgcaaataAGGCCCCGGGCCCGACAAATCGCCCTGAGTGCGCCTCGCGCCTTTAATAAATATGATCCTTGTTCTTTTTCATTACAGCGATCCATCAGTAAAAGTTGGGTTTACTGTTGATAGGAAGTTAACTTAAAAATTTTTAGTGCGCTCTGGAATGTTATATCTTGAATGATGATataaattggcctgtaataatcccacctagaccttattggccattaataatcccacctcggaatattccccccactagtcccacctttcacctatttttcctacaatggtcccccgttaaaaaaacttaacggagttaagcttttttccaaattgcaaacatattttttagggcttttgatcagaacaatgatacgagtccattgatgtaaaacttacttcgaaatggtgctccaagtgacttgattttggttaattggaaatttaaacacccgaattgaagcgccgttttcatcgtttggagcaccgttttgaggcaagttttacatcaatggactcgtatcgtcgttctaatcaaaagccctaaaaaatctgattgtaatttggaaaaaagcttaactccgttaagtttttttaacgggggaccattgtaggaaaaataggtgaaaggtgggactggtggagggaatattctgaggtgggattattaatggccaataaggtctaggtgggattattacaggccaatttcccattatttttttattttttatttatttatttttttttctttctttctttcagGCTGCTAAAATCCTTGCAAATTTGATTGTAATGGGCTCTGGAATATTGGTCAGGGGAATGGTTCAAGCATATCGTCAGGCTCTTCAGAGTAAATTTTCCGATACCATCTCTTAGTTGTTGGccaatctttttgtattttttttttgtttagattaaatactcaaaacaaaaatagaaaaataattgTTTTATACTTTTATGGACATTGACTTATGGATATTTTTTGCGGTTTTGTATTCAACATAatgtatatatttttatttaatttttgttgtaaaaaataaaatttgCAGATGCCTCAAAGACAGGCGTTGCTCAAGAAACATTAGAAACCGTGCGTAGAGGAAGCAAAGTTATGACCCAACAAGAGGCCCGACAAATTCTTGGTGTCACCGAGCAGTCATCTTGGGAAGAAATTGCACAGGctagttttttttaatatattaattttattttaattaatatctattcttttacttttttttaactGCTACTTATTTCCTAGTCGAGTCTTCATCTTGTGTTACAATGCTGTACTCGGTGCATATTACAACTTAAGTAAAGCGGTGGCACAATGAGCTGGTTGGGTAATGAGTCAAAACGGGTAAACATTTTGTACGGGTTGGAATGGTTTGATCAAATTTGGTTGCCCTAGaagcttggttttaaaatgctctatgttgtcaaagacgcaaggcgcaggcgaggcgcatcggtctcgcccggagcctaggtgcaaggcgcaaaaaaagcgtgggtttttttaagaaaagcgcacatagagaaaaaatataaaaaatatgttatgctttgataataaataagattccacatataaaattaaaaaaactattatatatgcCATTTAAGATCATGTAGCTAATAGTTTTGCATGCGTGAGGCAGTTTTGCACGCACTCGGTTTCGTTTTTAATGGTCATTTGTGCTGTTTTACCTTTTTCCCTGCGCCTCAACAACGttttttgcgcctaggcgcgcgctttttgcGCCTCAGCaccgttttttcaaaaaaatcccatttttgcgcctaggctaccaccaggcgctataggtgcgcctcgctgcgcccgggcgcctaggcgcgcgctttttgcgcttttgacaacatagaaaATGCTTAAATCCGCGCATAATGTGTGATGCGCCCGATGCGCTAGTGAGAGCGCATTGCCACAGCTGATGCGTTGCATTTACGTGATGCGAGAATATTGCGTCGATTTCGTATGCGATCGTCGCATAATGCGCACCGATGCACGCAACattgtttgttatgtttttttttcagattttatgAAATGGGTTGGGCTTTTTCACTAATTAATATGTGCGTATGCTTGATTTGGACCATTATGGTACCTAAACACTTTTTGTGATTCTAGAAACATTTTAGTATGCTTGATTTGAACCAAAAAGCACAACGCTTATCTTCTTATTACGTCAATTGTTTTAGTTTAAGTatgtttttagagtaaattactttttgagtccctgtgttttagtggttttaaccacctgAGTCCaaaaccaaaaagtttaacgccctgagtccctagccatttattttacaacgttttgagtccaattttgttcattttataacgatttgagtccaattttgttaaaaaaaattggactcaaaaagttaaaatttggactcaaatggttataaAAAAAGTGTCTAGGGACTCAgagcgttaaacattttgattttggactcaaatggttaaaaccactaaaatacAAGGACTCAGAAAGTAATTTACTCATGTTTTTATAAGTTGTTAtgtataaataatattttagtaTATTTTATATAGAGCGCATCGCATACGTGACGCGCTCGCATGCGCATAAGATTTTTGGACCAAACGCATCGGATCGCATCAAACAGTTTAAAACCAAGCCTAGAAGTCAAGAACACCTTTTGtctggtttatatatatattttgtttctATTTGATATGTATTATGTAGTATGCCAAATAAGATTAGAAAAGTTATATAATGCAATCTACTTTTGTGATATATTATTGGACTATCACTCTCATAAAAAAAAACCTTATATTCTTTTACAAAGATTGCGGTTTAGTCCCTTAACTTTTTTTTCTGTGATTGATTAAGTCCTTGCAATTTGTTTTTGCCTTCTTGGGTCAAACACTCAAACatatatacacaaaaaaaaaaaaaaaaaaaaaaaaaaaaacgttaagCAGGACTcctcaaactttgtttgacttaaCGATTACGTCTTTGAATATCGTTCTTTTATATTTATGTTCAACTCAACTAAAACAAAAAGGAGTTTTGGGACGTCATTGCGCTTTTTGTGAAGTATGTACGATCTTTTGAAGATAACCCTAAAATGAGAAGGCTCAATGCATTGACCGTAATACCTTACCCATTTGACCATTTTTCTTCGAGTATCTTTTTCAGCTTTACCCATTTGACCCATCAGAGATGAAACATATGTATGAACGTGAATTGACCCGTTTGAAACTGCCACCTTAAAAGTATTAATATGTAATGCAAGGGGACGGATACTTTATCCAAGTAATGATTATATATTTAAGTTGCATTATTCGAATGTTTTAATAGCGTTGAGCTCACATGTCTTTCTGATATTTTTTTTACAGAAATATGATAATTTGTTTGAACGGAATGCGACGAACGGGAGTTTTTATCTGCAGTCAAAGGTTCACAGGGCTAAGGAATGCCTGGAGACTGTTCATCAAGTGAAAGATCAGCCAGGTGGTCCTGTgggttgactttgactttgactttctttgacatAAAGACTTTTTATCAAAACATTTGTAGTTTGATAGATGCTCAGGGAATGAGTTTTTGTATTAACGGATCGTGCTCTTTATAAAAGCGCGTTATTGGCCATCTTCTCATGTCGTATGAGTATGACTACGACGAGCAGCTAGTGACTTCAAAATAGCGACTATTTATGTTTTCCAAAATTCTTGTAGACAAAGATAATCATCAATTCGCAATCATGGGCGATTGAAATCCGATACACAAAAGAGTTAACAAAAGAAGTGAAACAAATAAATACATCATAAACTGAAAAAAGAAAGAAGTTATGAACTTTTTTTAGTTAGGGGccgtttgtttagctcttaatggttcagacatcttactggttcaacacttatgctgtgttccagagatccacttaacagggggagaggaggggaggggagggaaaatggagttttttttgcctgataatagtctttccaatttggaaagacatggaggggaggggagggatggggagggatttttaactcgggaacacacccttaatggttcagattgtttgtttcacaagcaaatgtctgaatggttaagatctcTAATCTGAACtggttagacatttgcctctggacggttaagcattatactggctcttaatgctTCAGATCTcttattggttcaacacttaatggttcagatcttttactggtttaacacttaaccattcaaaagtGCCAAACAGGCCCCTGTAATACTGCAATTTGGTCAAAAACTTGATGAAACAGTGTTCTGAAGTGTGTaaacatatttttaattgtgTAAGGCAATATGTATTTTATGCGGTAAAAACTGACGAGAGTCTATTGTAGATTTTGTATTTAAACGGACCCGGATAACTTTTTGAATTGTGTGAATTATTTTTAGATTAAAGTATTTTGTGGGCACGTGAAATCAATAGGATTCAACAAACACGTATATTGCAAAGAATGAGCTTTTTATGTGGAAAATGAAGTATTAAATTTCGTATTGAATAGACTAGATGATTTTCCTTACATAGGGGTTGAACCGTCACATTATTTGTGATTGAAAAGTTGCAACTCTTCGTGAGACAACACAATAGACTTCGGTTATAACTTGTGGGTTCAACACTACCGATGATCAAGTTTGCCGATGATCTTCGTTAACACTTCCAACTGATCCTTAGCTCTCAATGACTATCATTTTTCATGTATATGTTCTCTAATCATGGAAGTCCGAATGATTTTCCAGTATATAGCTAATAAGGAAAATAACATTTCTTCGCTGGGTGTTGCCCCTTGGACCCCACTAGTGGCCTGCCCTAAGACCCCGCTAGAAATCAAGAATAATCTTGACTGAGTGTATATTCTACACTGGTTAACTCAAGTCAATTTTTAATTCCAATTATGAGAGTAGCTTGATAAACACTTAAACATCAACATATGTTATAGATGTACTACCAACTAAAGTTTATTGATTTTAAATCATTATATAGAATAGAATTGTATATTTTAACCACGTTTAGAAACTtcaatatatttatattataataaaaattttttttaaaaacattataTCGATGAATTTAACAGTTTTTATCTTCTCAAAAAACAGTTATACAAAATAGGTTGTTTGAGTTTGGTTtaaagggtggagatacaatagaaagtttatttggctaggaagactaggaagtgatcttgaccatccattaagttaatcaagggctaagattaaatcagggaaattgaaaggaagaaaagaggcgcgtgggtttgttcaagggcattctagtcaatccaagccaatagtttctctctcctccaatcccccccattttttaaacgttaataactctttcatacgacattatttttttataaaaattgcaccaaaaaaacgagcgttttttatttttaaaacgagtatactattgctatatttaaaaaaaaaaattaaaacacggttgcgtaaaacgcaatagaaaaaccaccagttacgtaaaacgcaatgaaaaaaaaaaacctaaaaaatgacatttttctaaaacgcaatgcaccaaaaaacacaaagaaatgacttatttgtaaaacgcaatggtcagaaaacacaaagaaatgtcttatttgtaaaacgcaatggccagaaaacacataaaaaagtgttttacctaaaacgcaatgcacaaaaaacacataaaaaggtgttttacctaaaacgcaattgccagaaaacacaaagaaatgctttatttgtaaaacgcaatgccagaaaacacttaaaaatgtctcatttctaaaacgcaatgacctaaaaaaacaaaagaaagtgttctctgtaaaacgcaatggaccgaaaacacctaaaaatgtgttttacctaaaacgcaatgactaaagatacttaaaaatgtgtttttttctaaaacgcaatagccagaaaataaataaaactctcttatttctaaaacgcaatggacacatatgtcacaccccaaccaatggcggaaacatcgggatgagacgaagtgtgaagattgctcgagacatcataacgctatttgtgacaataatttaataatccaaatttcatttccaaaataaattgtcaaaacattacaagaaagcaaataacaacattgttcaacataacataaacaaaattgatacaacactttaaacctaaacgtctaagtgagtatctaggcatctttgctatccgttttcatttcatcatcatcaacctgtaacatgtttaaaaatacaattcaatgcaaaagcaaaggcgagtatacaagtttggtacgtacatagcataagataaaaagtgtgaacaattcctcatggcaagcatatgattcaagataacattaaatatggcatgtgtctaacatatcaaaccaagaaaacgcaatatgctcaagacataacctcaagtttacgggcgggtcgttaatcctatagcgctacatatgtcaaggtttggctcgtacgaagttaatgataagttcaacacataagaataacccaagtttaaagtatcaagccatcacgtatacaagcatgttataggaacgttcatgtgtttaacaaagtgttcatgtgtaagttttcaataagtaaacatgttacaccccaaaagtggtaaaagtaaaaaggggaaatacgagtatactcacaaagtttgcatacgttttccgattatccaattgttgacgagtagagatttagagtccgaatgtataagggttaaagttcaagtatgtttagagtcgagattcggtgtttaaaacaacataaaaataagatatgagaataacatggaaaataatcatttagtacatatgatgcttgttcttgacactaggaaactcgaaggagtttagatgttttcatggaacaaggttccattagaatcgtgacaagttatcatagtctaggatgatgtaatctagtaccccgacatatgaacactagttcatcatcaaagattcgattattcgaataatatatttaggttatataatatatgtccaatagttcaagcatgaggtagaagattaaaatcttcattttggtacctctaaatgtcatagaagtcatgtaggaggtaggaagatcaagtcttccatttaggcacctctatgtgttcaccactacacttgatgtaaaaaaacaaccaaggagggtcatgaacatacaataaagaataagaaatatacacactaactaagagaaatcatcaaatcatgtgaggattgtatgtttggacaacccaagttgttccataatcactcatgtatcaaagacaaagtttgacatgacttgtgggttaaaaaccctaaacaaaacaccaagtttatgaggtttaatcctctgattttaaatgtctcaaccttgtttttaagcttaaccaaccatgggataagttgtaag
It encodes:
- the LOC110927221 gene encoding mitochondrial import inner membrane translocase subunit PAM16 like 1, translated to MAAKILANLIVMGSGILVRGMVQAYRQALQNASKTGVAQETLETVRRGSKVMTQQEARQILGVTEQSSWEEIAQKYDNLFERNATNGSFYLQSKVHRAKECLETVHQVKDQPGGPVG